A region of the Candidatus Cloacimonadota bacterium genome:
GCTCTGAAAACCCGATCAGGCTGGAGGCTTGAACATCCTTTGCCGCAAACAGAAACAGGAACGGGAAGATGGATTACAAAGAGCATTACCGCCAGGACGCGCTGGTTTTTGACTATTTTCGCCGGGACAAGCTGACCCCCGGCGAAGTGAGGCGCACCCAGTTCACCCTGTCGCTCTGCGCGATCCGGCCCGGAATGCGGGTTTTGGATGTGGGCAGCGGCCGGGGTTGGTTCAGTTTGGCCGCGGCGAAGCTGGGGGCGGAAGTGACGGCTTTGGACCTCAGCGAGTCAAACCTGGCCCGGATCAAGGCGGAGGATCCATCCATCGCAACGGTTTACGGCGACGCCAGCGCTATCCCTGACCTGGGCGGGTTCGACCTCATCGTGGCCCTCGAGGTGCTGGAACATCTGGTGGAGCCGGGAACAGCGCTGCGCGGCATCCGCAAGCTGCTCAAACCGGACGGAACGCTTTTGGTGACAGTGCCTTACAAGGAAGTGATCCGCTATTCCCTCTGCATCCACTGCAACCAAAAGACTCCCGTGAACGCGCATCTGCACAGTTTCGACAGGGAATCCCTGACTGCCGTTTTGGTGCAAAGCGGTTTCCGAGTCAAGGCGGCCAAACGCTTTTACCACCGGGCTTTGGAGCTATTCAAGATCAATTCCCTCACCCGCGGTTTCCCCCTGGGCGTCTGGAAATTTCTGGATCGCCTGAGTGGGATATCCGGCGACAAATACAGCTATCTGGCGATCACGGCCGGTCTTGGAACAGACAACCGTTCAGTAAGTTAGTCCAGTTTTCCAGAGGCCAGGTCGCGGATGTAAGTGAGGGCCTGGACGGCGTTGATGTTGGCGTCCAGGATGTTGAGGGCAGGATTCACAAAATCGGGGTAGGCCAGGTTTGGCGCCAGCAGGGTCGAGACTTTGGTGTGGAGGTAGCCGCTCCGGTCGCGGTAGTCCAAAAAGCGTCCGTAGCGCTGGTCGGAGAGGTTCCCGGACACGGCGCGCCGGTATCTGAGCTGCAGCTTTTTTCCCAGCGGGTAGTCATTATAGGCGGGGATGGGCACGCTCTGGCGTTGGCTGGCGTACTGGTTCATCAGTTCTCGGCCCAGCCTCAGTTCCAGGGGCACCCGGGCCCAGAAATCCGTGTAATCCCTGTCCCAGAGCGGCAGACGCCAGTTCATGCCAAAGAAATCGTAGATGCGGAGCGAATTGACGTAGAGCTTGCTCTGGCGCTGGCGCCAATCCCACTCGTCGTAAAGCGAGGCGGCGATCGGGGTTTGGATGGTTTCCGGAAGTTGGAGGCAGTCTTGCACCCGGGCACCGAACAGCTTGTGCCGCTGATCGTTGGCGCAGTGCCAGAGGTCGTAGTGGTCGCGCAGGATGAGGTCCAGAAGTTCGCGCCGGGTGAGTTCCTCACGGTCGGCAAAGATCAAGGGCAGATCCGCGCCCTGGGACCAACCGCCGGAATGGCCGGGCACGATGATGGCGTCGGAGGGGATCTGTTCCCTTTCCAGCAAGGTTTTCACCGCCAGCCAGTCGTGCACGTGGGGCAGGGAACTGAGGTTGGTGCCAAAGGCAAAATAGCGGCGCATCTCCTCTGAATGGTAGGCTTTGTACCACAGGCGGCGGTTTTGCTCCACGATCAGCCAGGGCAGGTTCAGAAATTTGGCCACCTTGCGCGAGGTGACGCACTCGTCCTGCAGGGAATTGCCAAAAGTGTAGCAGATCACCTTCGGATAGCCCAAGCGCTTGAGCATCACCGCCACCAGGCGCGAATCCAGTCCCCCACTCAGCGGAACCACCAGGGTGCGGCCATTTGCTGAACTGATCAGGCGTTCAAAGACGCGGAGGTGCATCTGGTCCAGGGCCTCCAGAGGATCCCGGGGAGGCTCATATTGCTGGCGGTAAACAAAGTGGTCGCCGATCCGGAGGCTTTGGCTGAGCTTGTCCCAGACCAGGTACTGCCCCGCCTCCAGCTGTTTGATGCCGGCGATCAGGGTATCGCCGCAGCAGGTGTATCCGGCCAGCAGAAACTCCGCCAGGGCATCTTCGTCCAGAGGCGGATCGCCCAAGCGGACGCGGAGTTCGCTGGCGTCTGGGCTGAGCAAAAGTTCCCCGTCCTGAAGGGCGTAAAAAAGAGGCCGGGAACGGATCCTGTCCACCGCAGCGAAAATGTGCGTGTCCGTTTCCAGGGCCAGGCTGAAGCAGCCGTCGGCGGCCTTCAATGTTTCCACAAAGCGTTGTGGAG
Encoded here:
- a CDS encoding methyltransferase domain-containing protein, yielding MDYKEHYRQDALVFDYFRRDKLTPGEVRRTQFTLSLCAIRPGMRVLDVGSGRGWFSLAAAKLGAEVTALDLSESNLARIKAEDPSIATVYGDASAIPDLGGFDLIVALEVLEHLVEPGTALRGIRKLLKPDGTLLVTVPYKEVIRYSLCIHCNQKTPVNAHLHSFDRESLTAVLVQSGFRVKAAKRFYHRALELFKINSLTRGFPLGVWKFLDRLSGISGDKYSYLAITAGLGTDNRSVS